One Silene latifolia isolate original U9 population chromosome 4, ASM4854445v1, whole genome shotgun sequence DNA segment encodes these proteins:
- the LOC141653656 gene encoding uncharacterized protein LOC141653656 produces MTKFRKLNRPTGHRMSMLRTMVSQLVKHERIETTVAKAKEVRRLADNMVQLGKDGSLCAARRAAAFVRGDDVIHKLFTELAYRYKNREGGYTRMLRTRIRVGDAAPMAYIEFIDRENELRQSKPATPQPPQRAPLDPWTKSKLSRQFAPPKEEKVSDSDI; encoded by the exons ATGACCAAATTCAGGAAGCTTAATCGCCCTACGGGTCATCGAATGTCTATGCTCAG AACGATGGTTTCCCAGTTGGTGAAGCACGAGCGCATTGAAACCACTGTTGCCAAG GCGAAAGAGGTTCGGAGATTAGCTGATAACATGGTTCAGTTGGGCAAAGAT GGGTCTCTTTGTGCCGCGAGAAGAGCTGCTGCCTTTGTAAGGGGTGATGATGTTATTCACAAGCTATTCACCGAGTTAGCCTATCGATACAA AAATAGAGAGGGTGGCTACACAAGAATGCTGAGGACGCGTATTCGAGTTGGTGATGCCGCCCCAATGGCGTATATCGA GTTTATTGACAGAGAAAATGAGCTGAGGCAGTCAAAACCAGCAACTCCTCAGCCACCCCAAAGAGCACCCTTGGATCCATGGACCAAGTCGAAGCTTAGCAGGCAATTTGCACCACCTAAAGAAGAGAAGGTCTCTGATTCCGATATTTAG
- the LOC141652353 gene encoding cytochrome b561 and DOMON domain-containing protein At3g61750-like yields the protein MGALAIQRWGCIFAILCLIFEPEINVNGADEKELEKSLPSEFKDALGPGAVVLNNIWNANSIRYARNSENETTIIYSGPYTKGWMGIGLSKTGGMIGSSAMIGWTGEGGGKNMIKQYSLQGYVPAKVIANKGELQLTKVAPTSIIIKGTLYMAFQLKFPSNNMKQKVIFAVSPDSPIGDILAVHKDITMKEIDFSKGDVDSSASIRKAAHGAIAFTGWIVLIPVGILFPVYFKQYDPLWFHVHKLVQITGYILAFITVLLGLRVSADLHIDWGFHKFIGITVLFLGTLQVLAIWARPAKDSPSRLYWNKYHHGVGYTATILALLNFLMGVKLGNAGIVLKIVFVVWFIGLNIFVFFVVPRIARRTQVVTDQPPVFTPGSS from the exons ATGGGGGCATTAGCCATTCAAAGATGGGGATGTATATTTGCAATTTTATGTCTAATTTTCGAGCCGGAAATTAATGTAAATGGTGCTGATGAAAAGGAGCTGGAGAAAAGCCTTCCATCTGAGTTCAAGGATGCCTTAGGACCCGGTGCAGTTGTCCTTAATAACATTTGGAATGCCAATTCTATTCGG TATGCTCGCAACTCTGAAAATGAGACCACCATCATATACTCGGGGCCATACACAAAAGGTTGGATGGGGATCGGATTGTCGAAAACAGGCGGTATGATTGGATCAAGTGCCATGATAGGATGGACGGGTGAAGGTGGTggcaaaaacatgataaaacaatATTCATTACAAGGGTACGTCCCTGCTAAAGTTATAGCCAACAAAGGTGAATTACAATTAACCAAAGTCGCTCCGactagtattattatcaagggtACTCTTTATATGGCCTTTCAATTGAAGTTCCCTAGCAATAACATGAAGCAAAAGGTTATTTTCGCGGTATCTCCTGATTCTCCTATAGGCGATATTCTTGCCGTTCATAAAGACATCACGATGAAAGAAATCGACTTTAGTAAAG GGGATGTCGACAGTTCAGCAAGCATCCGGAAGGCGGCTCATGGAGCAATAGCATTCACGGGATGGATAGTGTTGATACCAGTAGGGATACTATTCCCGGTATACTTCAAGCAATATGACCCTCTATGGTTTCATGTTCATAAGTTGGTTCAAATTACAGGATACATTCTGGCTTTCATAACTGTACTTTTGGGTCTCCGAGTATCAGCTGACCTTCATATTGATTGGGGTTTTCACAAATTCATCGGCATCACTGTTCTGTTTCTCGGCACTTTACAG gTATTGGCGATATGGGCAAGACCAGCAAAGGACTCGCCATCACGCCTGTACTGGAATAAGTACCACCATGGAGTAGGGTACACAGCAACAATACTAGCACTATTAAACTTTCTGATGGGGGTTAAGCTTGGTAATGCAGGGATTGTATTAAAGATAGTGTTTGTAGTATGGTTCATAGGTTTAAATATTTTCGTGTTTTTCGTTGTTCCTCGTATTGCAAGGAGAACTCAAGTTGTAACTGATCAACCTCCTGTCTTCACCCCAGGCTCCTCCTAG
- the LOC141653657 gene encoding uncharacterized protein LOC141653657 isoform X1, translating into MSLNSVRSPFSFYTKSSYNYNSNSNNIRHRRNPYLLLLEKSIKPCSSLSTYFGDGSVSTKAASGQHSNVSQSEESKRVLLQDEVIIRAAGLSDANQVVEMIGESVGSCGVSSTDCCRIIKAALECNNTHLALSIFSAMRSSAFDQGVQENGSFVGRWRWARPELSVYTTLVIGLAASLRVSDALKIVDDICRVGLSSVEEVPFGKIVRCPSCLIAVAVAQPQQGIQIASCAKCRYQYELISGDIVNIASEEISMDIPAWKRWLGSLPMTKQAIPSAVHSIVIQTPSGIARTHRFATETAEVPAQEGERVTIAVAAPTSIFREVGPFRFSPKSPKYYPSEPLSLTNHRDGRESLLLRAPPTDSKFSLISPSFIFPLLVVLASGDAASGFIDPSLPRLLPAALAASLAVGATLNTVVLPQMGQISPRLTDVTEVKQQLLAQYDMLQSRIKDLKKAAENEVWMLARMCQLENKILAVGEPSYRARRNRIKKVRESLESSLKGRVELIDSYARISSMIEIEVEMDTNVLAAEATGNTENVAKQIQQMMELENLEERWKLQAEANDEVERLLSTEPLSTEQL; encoded by the exons ATGAGCCTAAATTCAGTTAGATCACCATTTTCTTTCTACACAAAATCTTCCTACAattataatagtaatagtaataatatccGGCATAGAAGAAACCCGTATCTTCTTCTCTTGGAAAAGAGTATAAAACCATGTTCATCATTGTCTACATATTTCGGAGACGGTTCGGTCTCGACAAAAGCTGCTAGTGGCCAGCATAGTAATGTTTCTCAAAGTGAAGAAAGTAAGAGGGTTTTGTTACAAGATGAGGTGATCATTAGGGCTGCAGGCTTAAGTGATGCAAACCAAGTTGTTGAAATGATAGGGGAGAGTGTAGGAAGTTGTGGTGTGAGTAGTACAGATTGTTGTAGGATAATCAAGGCTGCTCTTGAGTGTAACAATACTCACTTGGCTCTCTCTATCTTTTCTGCTATGCGCTCTTCTGCCTTTGATCAAG GTGTACAGGAGAATGGTAGTTTTGTTGGGAGGTGGAGATGGGCGAGGCCGGAGTTGAGCGTGTACACCACATTAGTGATTGGTCTAGCAGCTTCATTGAGGGTTTCGGATGCCCTTAAAATAGTTGATGACATATGCCGAGTTGGACTTTCTTCAGTAGAAGAG GTCCCTTTTGGTAAAATTGTAAGATGCCCGAGTTGCCTGATTGCCGTTGCAGTTGCACAACCACAGCAGGGTATTCAA ATAGCATCTTGTGCAAAATGCCGCTACCAGTATGAGCTAATTTCAGGAGACATAGTCAATATTGCATCAGAAGAAATCAG CATGGACATTCCAGCTTGGAAAAGATGGCTTGGATCTCTTCCGATGACTAAGCAAGCAATACCCTCCGCTGTTCATTCGATTGTG ATCCAAACCCCTTCTGGAATTGCTCGGACGCATAGATTTGCCACAGAAACAGCCGAGGTCCCTGCACAAGAAGGGGAAAGAGTCACTATTGCAGTAGCAGCTCCAACCAGTATCTTCAGAGAAGTGGGCCCTTTCAGATTTAGTCCGAAATCCCCCAAGTATTACCCTTCAGAGCCTCTTTCCCTTACAAACCACCGAGATGGCCGAGAATCACTTCTTCTAAGAGCCCCTCCTACAGATAGCAAATTCTCCTTAATTTCTCCATCTTTTATCTTTCCACTATTAGTTGTATTGGCCTCTGGTGATGCTGCCTCTGGGTTTATCGATCCTAGCTTGCCCCGTCTTCTGCCTGCTGCTCTTGCAGCATCTCTAGCTGTTGGAGCCACTCTAAACACAGTGGTTTTACCTCAGATGGGACAG atATCTCCGAGATTGACTGATGTAACTGAGGTCAAGCAGCAGCTGCTGGCACAGTACGATATGCTCCAGTCCCGGATCAAAGATCTTAAAAAAGCTGCTGAGAATGAG GTTTGGATGTTAGCTCGAATGTGCCAGTTGGAGAACAAAATTCTTGCTGTAGGCGAACCTTCTTACCG TGCTCGGAGGAACAGAATAAAAAAAGTACGAGAAAGCCTGGAAAGTTCCCTCAAGGGACGGGTAGAGCTTATAGACAGCTATGCGAGG ATATCGTCCATGATTGAAATCGAGGTGGAAATGGATACCAATGTCTTAGCTGCTGAAGCTACCGGCAACACG GAAAATGTTGCCAAACAAATACAGCAAATGATGGAGTTGGAAAATCTTGAAgag AGATGGAAACTGCAAGCCGAGGCCAATGACGAGGTCGAAAGGCTTCTGAGCACCGAACCACTGTCAACAGAACAGCTCTGA
- the LOC141653657 gene encoding uncharacterized protein LOC141653657 isoform X2 — MSLNSVRSPFSFYTKSSYNYNSNSNNIRHRRNPYLLLLEKSIKPCSSLSTYFGDGSVSTKAASGQHSNVSQSEESKRVLLQDEVIIRAAGLSDANQVVEMIGESVGSCGVSSTDCCRIIKAALECNNTHLALSIFSAMRSSAFDQGVQENGSFVGRWRWARPELSVYTTLVIGLAASLRVSDALKIVDDICRVGLSSVEEVPFGKIVRCPSCLIAVAVAQPQQGIQIASCAKCRYQYELISGDIVNIASEEISMDIPAWKRWLGSLPMTKQAIPSAVHSIVIQTPSGIARTHRFATETAEVPAQEGERVTIAVAAPTSIFREVGPFRFSPKSPKYYPSEPLSLTNHRDGRESLLLRAPPTDSKFSLISPSFIFPLLVVLASGDAASGFIDPSLPRLLPAALAASLAVGATLNTVVLPQMGQISPRLTDVTEVKQQLLAQYDMLQSRIKDLKKAAENEVWMLARMCQLENKILAVGEPSYR; from the exons ATGAGCCTAAATTCAGTTAGATCACCATTTTCTTTCTACACAAAATCTTCCTACAattataatagtaatagtaataatatccGGCATAGAAGAAACCCGTATCTTCTTCTCTTGGAAAAGAGTATAAAACCATGTTCATCATTGTCTACATATTTCGGAGACGGTTCGGTCTCGACAAAAGCTGCTAGTGGCCAGCATAGTAATGTTTCTCAAAGTGAAGAAAGTAAGAGGGTTTTGTTACAAGATGAGGTGATCATTAGGGCTGCAGGCTTAAGTGATGCAAACCAAGTTGTTGAAATGATAGGGGAGAGTGTAGGAAGTTGTGGTGTGAGTAGTACAGATTGTTGTAGGATAATCAAGGCTGCTCTTGAGTGTAACAATACTCACTTGGCTCTCTCTATCTTTTCTGCTATGCGCTCTTCTGCCTTTGATCAAG GTGTACAGGAGAATGGTAGTTTTGTTGGGAGGTGGAGATGGGCGAGGCCGGAGTTGAGCGTGTACACCACATTAGTGATTGGTCTAGCAGCTTCATTGAGGGTTTCGGATGCCCTTAAAATAGTTGATGACATATGCCGAGTTGGACTTTCTTCAGTAGAAGAG GTCCCTTTTGGTAAAATTGTAAGATGCCCGAGTTGCCTGATTGCCGTTGCAGTTGCACAACCACAGCAGGGTATTCAA ATAGCATCTTGTGCAAAATGCCGCTACCAGTATGAGCTAATTTCAGGAGACATAGTCAATATTGCATCAGAAGAAATCAG CATGGACATTCCAGCTTGGAAAAGATGGCTTGGATCTCTTCCGATGACTAAGCAAGCAATACCCTCCGCTGTTCATTCGATTGTG ATCCAAACCCCTTCTGGAATTGCTCGGACGCATAGATTTGCCACAGAAACAGCCGAGGTCCCTGCACAAGAAGGGGAAAGAGTCACTATTGCAGTAGCAGCTCCAACCAGTATCTTCAGAGAAGTGGGCCCTTTCAGATTTAGTCCGAAATCCCCCAAGTATTACCCTTCAGAGCCTCTTTCCCTTACAAACCACCGAGATGGCCGAGAATCACTTCTTCTAAGAGCCCCTCCTACAGATAGCAAATTCTCCTTAATTTCTCCATCTTTTATCTTTCCACTATTAGTTGTATTGGCCTCTGGTGATGCTGCCTCTGGGTTTATCGATCCTAGCTTGCCCCGTCTTCTGCCTGCTGCTCTTGCAGCATCTCTAGCTGTTGGAGCCACTCTAAACACAGTGGTTTTACCTCAGATGGGACAG atATCTCCGAGATTGACTGATGTAACTGAGGTCAAGCAGCAGCTGCTGGCACAGTACGATATGCTCCAGTCCCGGATCAAAGATCTTAAAAAAGCTGCTGAGAATGAG GTTTGGATGTTAGCTCGAATGTGCCAGTTGGAGAACAAAATTCTTGCTGTAGGCGAACCTTCTTACCGGTGA
- the LOC141651832 gene encoding uncharacterized protein LOC141651832, with protein MAKIRSKLGYWASLHLTYAGMVHLINSAIFGLESFWCACLLLPKGVISEIEKNCRQFLWGSDGKRRLVFFSWSKVCRSRIQGGFDIREVLGWNKTLLLKMFWSYNHSCTSIWLQWSREYIFKQSSGWDLVANTCSSPIWRQVLSIRDEFISKVGSETEAKRLFQAWAAKGKLPLQDVYSIFHGTHHDLRWMAPILDGIVLPKHAFVATLAAQNALALIDNVCKRGVLIVNRCVLCLQDAETCAHLFFGCPYSKTLMQQVLIWQGTTRQVLSLKHELYKLALSRNRSWRSKLARCSFSAVIYFLWQERNLRVFDGVRRDVSVLLKQIKYVVCVRMYAWSNGIYNSQMLQLLLG; from the coding sequence ATGGCTAAAATCCGGAGCAAGCTTGGGTATTGGGCTAGCCTTCATCTTACTTATGCTGGCATGGTGCATTTGATAAATTCTGCTATTTTTGGCCTGGAGTCTTTCTGGTGTGCGTGTTTGCTTCTTCCAAAGGGAGTTATTTctgaaattgaaaaaaattgtAGACAATTCTTATGGGGGTCTGATGGTAAACGCAGGCTTGTGTTTTTTAGCTGGTCCAAGGTTTGTAGGAGTAGGATTCAAGGAGGGTTTGATATCAGAGAAGTCCTCGGCTGGAACAAAACGCTTTTGCTGAAAATGTTTTGGTCTTATAATCATTCTTGTACTTCCATCTGGCTCCAATGGTCCAGGGAGTACATCTTCAAGCAGTCATCTGGTTGGGACCTTGTTGCTAATACATGCTCCTCTCCTATTTGGCGGCAGGTCCTATCCATCAGAGACGAGTTTATTTCTAAGGTAGGCTCTGAAACTGAGGCTAAACGCCTATTCCAGGCTTGGGCTGCAAAAGGCAAGCTGCCATTACAGGATGTGTACTCTATTTTCCATGGGACTCACCATGATCTTAGATGGATGGCCCCCATCCTGGATGGCATTGTTCTCCCCAAGCACGCTTTTGTTGCGACTCTAGCTGCCCAAAATGCTCTTGCTCTCATCGACAATGTCTGCAAGCGAGGGGTCCTCATTGTTAACAGGTGTGTGCTTTGTCTTCAAGATGCTGAAACTTGTGCTCATCTGTTCTTTGGTTGTCCCTATTCCAAAACTTTGATGCAGCAGGTTTTGATTTGGCAAGGTACAACTCGGCAGGTTTTGAGCTTAAAGCATGAACTTTATAAACTTGCTCTTAGTAGGAATAGGTCCTGGAGATCCAAGCTTGCTAGGTGCTCTTTTTCTGCTGTCATCTATTTTTTGTGGCAAGAGCGTAATTTAAGAGTTTTTGATGGGGTGCGTAGAGATGTAAGTGTGTTGTTAAAGCAGATTAAATACGTTGTTTGTGTCCGTATGTATGCTTGGAGTAATGGGATATACAATTCCCAAATGCTCCAATTACTTCTAGGGTGA